One window from the genome of Strix aluco isolate bStrAlu1 chromosome 28, bStrAlu1.hap1, whole genome shotgun sequence encodes:
- the CKAP2L gene encoding cytoskeleton-associated protein 2-like isoform X2, whose protein sequence is MERAGAAAQGERRRWLQEYLAAKEKLKCPSAKPFLKDQTNCLNPPLEPASSKLGHVDRNKKDVLRNTAKGAQRDGKLGAKSTQHTGHAAQQKSSSTSWRAAVVRPEQLRKSTNLPTGLVPSMSHTTQARGRLPNSNSGHQNPAMNKKPAQETVSAAAPQTGSDHPPPGSPCSPTEGLQDRLGCNKENIRAQASTQPVLNRVFQPDGNNLGNKRLLAHRQSSAMMSRTITGPKGRINSCQAKVEPVQDKFRKTLPGSKSTSQKPSVKTQPLQPPPLLTVSTNLLHKKPGANQEKTNPARQPVGKPLSMLPGGSLKHHSRPPQMKRSPVKPAASSRPQGTTNPKPSLKPCGPTQQQRPVANGEVGRKDVKVVPAGRPAASRATVPQNQPHSSKTQAIKSDFTSRRDRLKSELPKASGIQARRVPKTPSAADRKKQLEEWLASKGKTYKRPPMTLLQKKPVKLSWRNVKVEEKQEKPEQLCLEKINNILTECLKLVEEGVETEELSAVLSQVPQAEKFAKFWICKAKLLARSGPFDVTGLYKAAVCAGAVAYLDLCSAFPAAAPGAQRSCP, encoded by the exons ATGGAGCGGGCAGGGGCGGCCGCGCAGG GAGAGCGGAGAAGATGGCTCCAGGAGTACCTAGCagccaaagaaaagctgaaatgccCGAGTGCAAA ACCCTTTTTAAAGGACCAGACGAATTGCCTGAATCCACCCTTAGAACCAGCCTCTTCTAAGCTAGGGCAT GTTGACAGGAACAAGAAGGATGTTCTCAGAAACACGGCAAAGGGTGCTCAGAGGGATGGCAAGCTTGGTGCCAAATCCACGCAGCACACTGGCCACGCTGCTCAGCAGAAGTCTTCAAGTACCTCCTGGAGAGCAGCGGTGGTGCGTCCCGAGCAGCTGAGGAAGAGCACAAATCTTCCCACGGGGCTTGTGCCAAGCATGAGCCACACTACACAGGCCAGAGGAAGGCTCCCAAATTCAAACTCTGGTCACCAAAATCCAGCAATGAACAAGAAGCCTGCACAGGAGACTGTTAGTGCTGCAGCACCTCAGACTGGAAGTGACCACCCCCCTCCTGGGTCACCTTGCTCCCCAACTGAGGGCCTGCAGGACAGGCTGGGCTGCAACAAAGAAAACATCCGAGCACAAGCCTCTACACAGCCTGTGCTGAACAGAGTTTTTCAGCCTGATGGAAACAATCTTGGGAACAAGAGACTCTTGGCTCACAGGCAAAGCTCAGCCATGATGTCAAGAACCATCACAGGCCCAAAGGGCAGAATTAATAGCTGCCAGGCTAAGGTAGAGCCTGTTCAGGATAAATTCAGGAAAACTCTGCCAGGCTCAAAAAGCACGTCTCAAAAACCAAGTGTCAAAACTCAGCCGTTGCAGCCCCCTCCGTTACTTACTGTTTCTACTAATTTGCTACATAAAAAACCAGGGGCAAACCAGGAAAAAACTAATCCGGCAAGGCAACCGGTGGGAAAGCCACTCAGCATGCTTCCGGGGGGAAGTCTTAAGCACCACAGTAGACCGCCCCAAATGAAAAGATCTCCTGTAAAACCTGCAGCCTCCAGCAGGCCCCAGGGGACCACAAACCCGAAACCCAGCCTGAAACCATGTGGCCCCACGCAACAGCAAAGGCCTGTGGCTAACGGGGAGGTGGGTAGGAAGGATGTGAAGGTGGTGCCTGCCGGACGCCCAGCAGCATCCCGAGCGACAGTCCCCCAAAACCAGCCTCACAGCTCCAAAACTCAAGCAATTAAGAGCGATTTTACGAGTAGGAGAGATAGGCTTAAATCAGAGCTGCCAAAGGCAAGCGGCATACAGGCTAGGCGTGTTCCCAAGACCCCATCGGCTGCAGATCGTAA GAAACAGCTGGAGGAGTGGTTGGCATCCAAAGGCAAGACGTACAAGCGGCCACCTATGACGCTGCTTCAGAAGAAGCCAGTGAAGCTGTCCTGGAGGAATGTCAAGGTGGAAGAGAAGCAAGAGAAACCAGAGCAGCTGTGCCTGGAGAAGATCAACAACATATTAACTGAGTGCCTGAAGCTCGTTGAGGAG GGTGTCGAGACAGAAGAGCTCTCTGCGGTGTTGTCCCAAGTGCCCCAGGCAGAGAAATTTGCCAAGTTCTGGATTTGCAAAGCGAAACTGCTGGCCCGGAGCGGCCCTTTTGACGTGACGGGGTTGTACAAAGCCGCAGTCTGCGCTGGTGCTGTG GCCTACCTTGATCTGTGCTCTGCTTTTCCTGCAGCCGCTCCAGGAGCTCAGAGAAGTTGTCCTTGA
- the SLC20A1 gene encoding LOW QUALITY PROTEIN: sodium-dependent phosphate transporter 1 (The sequence of the model RefSeq protein was modified relative to this genomic sequence to represent the inferred CDS: inserted 2 bases in 2 codons; deleted 4 bases in 3 codons), which yields MTRPPAVPSAPMVGSLWMLVLGFVIAFXLAFSVGANDVANSFGTAVGSGVVTLRQACILASVFETVGSVLLGAKVSETIRKGLIDVKMYNSTVAHQQLLMAGSISAMFGSAVWQLVASFLKLPISGTHCIVXATIGFSLVARGQEGVKWSELLKIVLSWFISPLLSGIMSAILFFLVQRFILRKADPVPNGLRAMPIFYACTVGINLFSIMYTGAPLLGFDKLPLWGILLISAGSAVVCALVVWFFVCPRMKKKIEREIKSSPSESPLMEKNISPKEDHEEPKVPLGDAKSPVAGVGSAVPHRAAVEERTVSFNLGDLEEAPEQERLPSLDLKETSIDSGAVRLPNGNLVQFNQAVGHQMSSSGQYQYHTVHKDSGLYKELLHKLHLAKMGDCMGDSGDKPLRRNNSYTSYTMAICGMPLDSLRAKEGEEMEKLTWPVADTKKRVRMDSYTSYCNAVADAHPAADVDLNAAQAEMGGGERKGSSSSLEEWHDQDKPEVSLLFQFLQILTACFGSFAHGGNDVSNAIGPLVALYLVYQTGDVATKAATPIWLLLYGGVGICIGLWVWGRRVIQTMGKDLTPITPSSGFSIELASALTVVIASNVGLPISTTHCKVGSVVSVGWLRSRKAVDWRLFRNIFMAWFVTVPISGLISAAIMAVFKYAILKV from the exons atGACCCGACCCCCCGCAGTGCCATCCGCCCCCATGGTGGGCTCCCTCTGGATGCTGGTCCTGGGCTTCGTCATCGCCT ATCTTGCCTTCTCCGTTGGCGCCAACGACGTGGCCAACTCCTTCGGCACGGCGGTGGGCTCGGGGGTGGTGACCCTCCGGCAAGCCTGCATCTTGGCCAGCGTCTTCGAGACGGTGGGCTCCGTC CTCCTGGGAGCCAAAGTCAGCGAGACCATCCGCAAG GGGCTGATCGACGTGAAGATGTACAACTCCACAGTTGCACATCAGCAGCTGCTGATGGCGGGTTCGATCAGCGCCATGTTTG GATCTGCTGTGTGGCAGCTAGTGGCTTCGTTCTTGAAGCTCCCCATTTCTGGTACCCACTGCATCG GAGCAACCATTGGCTTTTCGCTGGTGGCCAGAGGCCAAGAAGGTGTCAAGTGGTCCGAGCTGCTAAAGATTG TGTTGTCCTGGTTCATCTCACCCCTCCTTTCTGGCATCATGTCTGCTATCCTGTTCTTCCTTGTCCAGAGGTTCATCCTCCGTAAG GCAGATCCTGTTCCCAACGGGCTT AGAGCTATGCCCATCTTCTATGCCTGTACTGTGGGGATCAACCTCTTCTCAATCATGTATACCGGTGCACCCT TGCTGGGCTTTGACAAACTTCCTCTGTGGGGTATCCTCCTAATTTCGGCGGGGAGTGCTGTTGTCTGTGCTCTCGTCGTCTGGTTCTTTGTATGTccaagaatgaagaagaaaattgaaC GAGAGATCAAATCCAGCCCTTCGGAAAGCCCCTTGATGGAGAAGAACATCAGCCCGAAGGAGGACCACGAGGAGCCCAAGGTGCCCCTGGGCGATGCCAAGAGCCCCGTTGCTGGCGTGGGCTCGGCTGTGCCCCACCGGGCAGCGGTGGAGGAGAGGACGGTCTCCTTCAACCTGGGGGACCTGGAGGAGGCCCCGGAGCAGGAGCGGCTCCCCAGCCTTGACCTGAAGGAAACCAGCATTGACAGTG GAGCCGTGCGACTGCCCAATGGCAACCTCGTCCAGTTCAACCAGGCCGTGGGCCACCAGATGAGCTCCAGTGGCCAGTACCAGTACCACACCGTGCACAAGGACTCCGGCCTCTACAAGGAGCTGCTGCATAAACTGCACCTGGCCAAGATGGGGGACTGCATGGGGGACTCGGGGGACAAGCCCCTGCGGCGCAACAACAGCTACACCTCCTACACCATGGCCATCTGCGGCATGCCCCTGGACTCGCTCCGTGCCAAGGAGGGCGAGGAGATGGAGAAGCTGACCTGGCCTGTGGCGGACACCAAGAAGAGGGTCCGCATGGACAGTTACACCAGCTACTGCAACGCGGTGGCGGACGCCCACCCGGCGGCTGACGTGGATCTGAACGCGGCGCAGGCGGAGATGGGCGGCGGCGAGcggaagggcagcagcagctccctggaaGAATGGCACGACCAGGACAAACCCGAGGTGTCCCTCCTCTTCCAGTTCCTGCAGATCCTCACAGCCTGCTTTGGCTCCTTTGCTCACGGTGGCAATGATGTCAG caATGCCATAGGGCCCCTGGTTGCGCTCTACCTGGTCTATCAGACCGGTGATGTGGCTACCAAGGCGGCAACTCCCATCTGGCTGCTGCTCTACGGAGGTGTGGGGATTTGCATCGGCTTGTGGGTCTGGGGAAGGAGAGTCATCCAGACGATGGGGAAGGACCTGACTCCCATCACACCATCGAG CGGCTTCAGCATCGAGCTGGCGTCTGCCCTGACGGTGGTGATCGCCTCCAACGTTGGCCTCCCCATCAGCACAACCCACTGCAAG GTGGGCTCGGTGGTCTCGGTGGGCTGGCTGCGCTCCAGGAAAGCGGTCGACTGGCGCCTCTTCCGCAACATCTTCATGGCCTGGTTCGTTACCGTCCCCATCTCGGGTCTCATCAGCGCTGCCATCATGGCTGTCTTCAAATACGCCATCCTGAAGGTGTGA
- the CKAP2L gene encoding cytoskeleton-associated protein 2-like isoform X1, with product MERAGAAAQGERRRWLQEYLAAKEKLKCPSAKPFLKDQTNCLNPPLEPASSKLGHVDRNKKDVLRNTAKGAQRDGKLGAKSTQHTGHAAQQKSSSTSWRAAVVRPEQLRKSTNLPTGLVPSMSHTTQARGRLPNSNSGHQNPAMNKKPAQETVSAAAPQTGSDHPPPGSPCSPTEGLQDRLGCNKENIRAQASTQPVLNRVFQPDGNNLGNKRLLAHRQSSAMMSRTITGPKGRINSCQAKVEPVQDKFRKTLPGSKSTSQKPSVKTQPLQPPPLLTVSTNLLHKKPGANQEKTNPARQPVGKPLSMLPGGSLKHHSRPPQMKRSPVKPAASSRPQGTTNPKPSLKPCGPTQQQRPVANGEVGRKDVKVVPAGRPAASRATVPQNQPHSSKTQAIKSDFTSRRDRLKSELPKASGIQARRVPKTPSAADRKKQLEEWLASKGKTYKRPPMTLLQKKPVKLSWRNVKVEEKQEKPEQLCLEKINNILTECLKLVEEGVETEELSAVLSQVPQAEKFAKFWICKAKLLARSGPFDVTGLYKAAVCAGAVPLQELREVVLDILKATDKTSEGEKAAQPIPWEPATPCPGERQHVAATPCLTGRSVTSLPVSVKLQVTSAARQKELLEGPELKFLTPVRRSLRIERAGSCYPEMLKDHDPVVSSLREILDVEEQTQFFFRKNKALPEVAELEGLSVYPPECC from the exons ATGGAGCGGGCAGGGGCGGCCGCGCAGG GAGAGCGGAGAAGATGGCTCCAGGAGTACCTAGCagccaaagaaaagctgaaatgccCGAGTGCAAA ACCCTTTTTAAAGGACCAGACGAATTGCCTGAATCCACCCTTAGAACCAGCCTCTTCTAAGCTAGGGCAT GTTGACAGGAACAAGAAGGATGTTCTCAGAAACACGGCAAAGGGTGCTCAGAGGGATGGCAAGCTTGGTGCCAAATCCACGCAGCACACTGGCCACGCTGCTCAGCAGAAGTCTTCAAGTACCTCCTGGAGAGCAGCGGTGGTGCGTCCCGAGCAGCTGAGGAAGAGCACAAATCTTCCCACGGGGCTTGTGCCAAGCATGAGCCACACTACACAGGCCAGAGGAAGGCTCCCAAATTCAAACTCTGGTCACCAAAATCCAGCAATGAACAAGAAGCCTGCACAGGAGACTGTTAGTGCTGCAGCACCTCAGACTGGAAGTGACCACCCCCCTCCTGGGTCACCTTGCTCCCCAACTGAGGGCCTGCAGGACAGGCTGGGCTGCAACAAAGAAAACATCCGAGCACAAGCCTCTACACAGCCTGTGCTGAACAGAGTTTTTCAGCCTGATGGAAACAATCTTGGGAACAAGAGACTCTTGGCTCACAGGCAAAGCTCAGCCATGATGTCAAGAACCATCACAGGCCCAAAGGGCAGAATTAATAGCTGCCAGGCTAAGGTAGAGCCTGTTCAGGATAAATTCAGGAAAACTCTGCCAGGCTCAAAAAGCACGTCTCAAAAACCAAGTGTCAAAACTCAGCCGTTGCAGCCCCCTCCGTTACTTACTGTTTCTACTAATTTGCTACATAAAAAACCAGGGGCAAACCAGGAAAAAACTAATCCGGCAAGGCAACCGGTGGGAAAGCCACTCAGCATGCTTCCGGGGGGAAGTCTTAAGCACCACAGTAGACCGCCCCAAATGAAAAGATCTCCTGTAAAACCTGCAGCCTCCAGCAGGCCCCAGGGGACCACAAACCCGAAACCCAGCCTGAAACCATGTGGCCCCACGCAACAGCAAAGGCCTGTGGCTAACGGGGAGGTGGGTAGGAAGGATGTGAAGGTGGTGCCTGCCGGACGCCCAGCAGCATCCCGAGCGACAGTCCCCCAAAACCAGCCTCACAGCTCCAAAACTCAAGCAATTAAGAGCGATTTTACGAGTAGGAGAGATAGGCTTAAATCAGAGCTGCCAAAGGCAAGCGGCATACAGGCTAGGCGTGTTCCCAAGACCCCATCGGCTGCAGATCGTAA GAAACAGCTGGAGGAGTGGTTGGCATCCAAAGGCAAGACGTACAAGCGGCCACCTATGACGCTGCTTCAGAAGAAGCCAGTGAAGCTGTCCTGGAGGAATGTCAAGGTGGAAGAGAAGCAAGAGAAACCAGAGCAGCTGTGCCTGGAGAAGATCAACAACATATTAACTGAGTGCCTGAAGCTCGTTGAGGAG GGTGTCGAGACAGAAGAGCTCTCTGCGGTGTTGTCCCAAGTGCCCCAGGCAGAGAAATTTGCCAAGTTCTGGATTTGCAAAGCGAAACTGCTGGCCCGGAGCGGCCCTTTTGACGTGACGGGGTTGTACAAAGCCGCAGTCTGCGCTGGTGCTGTG CCGCTCCAGGAGCTCAGAGAAGTTGTCCTTGATATTTTGAAGGCTACAGACAAAACATCAGAAG GGGAAAAAGCTGCTCAGCCCATTCCTTGGGAGCCCGCAACACCTTGTCCAGGTGAGAGGCAGCACGTGGCAGCGACTCCCTGCCTGACGGGGAGGTCCGTGACCAGCCTGCCCGTCTCAGTCAAGTTACAAGTTACGTCTGCAGCCAG ACAAAAGGAGTTGCTGGAGGGCCCGGAGCTGAAATTCCTGACGCCAGTGCGGCGCTCGCTGCGGATAGAGCGGGCTGGGAGCTGCTATCCAGAGATGCTGAAGGACCATGACCCTGTGGTGTCATCCCTCAGGGAAATCCTGGATGTTGAAGAGCAGACTCAGTTCTTCTTCCGGAAAAACAAGGCTTTGCCAGAGGTGGCGGAGCTGGAGGGGTTGAGTGTGTATCCCCCAGAGTGCTGCTGA
- the LOC141916029 gene encoding cytosolic purine 5'-nucleotidase-like, translating into MGSEGERGPAAAPGPGQGDPRALRRDCQHRIFVNRSLALEKIKCFGFDMDYTLAMYKSPDYEELAFALLLEHLVSIGYPHEILAYKYDSTFPTRGLVFDALYGNLLKVDSHGNLLVCAHGFRFLKGAEILHYYPNKFIQRDDMKRFHILNTLFNLTEAHLYACLVDFFTNCSRYVNCDTGYKHGNLFMSFRSMFQDVREAMDHVHLSGCLKEKTLENLEKYVVKDPRVPLLLSRMKEVGKVFLATNSDYNYTDAIMSYLFDFSNGDKTVAPQRPWRSYFDLIVVDTRKPLFFAEGTVLRQVNTDTGKLRIGTYTGPLQHCAVYSGGSSDVVCDLLGVKGKDILYMGDHIFGDILKSKKRQGWRTFLVVPELARELQVWTEKSELFEELRSLDLFLAELYQHLDSGSSERPDISSIKRRIQKVTHEMDMCYGKMGSLFRCGSRQTLFANQLMRYADLYAASFINFLYYPFSYLFRAPPVLMAHESTVEHSRLDVGEAGTALAPWLAQHGHPGQQVAGVPQDSSGEEEDDGEA; encoded by the exons ATGGGCAGCGagggggagcggggcccggcggcggctccgggcccgGGACAGGGCGACCCGCGGGCGCTGCGGAGGGACTGCCAGCACCG CATCTTTGTCAACCGGAGCCTGGCGCTGGAGAAGATCAAGTGCTTCGGCTTCGACATGGACTACACCTTGGCCA tgtaCAAGTCCCCCGACTACGAGGAGCTGGCCTTTGCCCTGCTGCTGGAGCACCTCGTCTCCATCGGGTACCCCCACGAGATCCTCGCCTACAAGTATGATTCCACCTTCCCCACACG GGGGCTGGTTTTCGATGCCCTGTACGGGAACCTGCTGAAGGTGGATTCCCACGGGAACCTGCTGGTCTGCGCCCACGGCTTCCGCTTCCTCAAGGG GGCCGAAATTCTCCACTATTACCCCAACAAGTTCATCCAACGGGACGACATGAAGCGCTTCCACATTCTCAACACCCTCTTCAACCTCACGG AGGCCCACCTCTATGCCTGTCTCGTGGACTTCTTCACCAACTGCTCCAGATATGTCAA CTGCGACACCGGCTACAAGCACGGGAACCTCTTCATGTCCTTCCGCAGCATGTTCCAGGACGTGCGTGAGGCCATGGACCACGTCCACCTCTCG ggctgcctgaAGGAGAAGACGCTGGAGAACCTGGAGAAATATGTGGTGAAGGAT CCCCGTGTGCCGCTGCTGCTGAGCCGCATGAAGGAGGTGGGGAAGGTCTTTCTGGCCACCAACAGCGACTATAACTACACCGAC GCCATCATGTCCTACCTGTTTGACTTCAGCAATGGGGACAAG ACCGTGGCCCCACAGCGCCCCTGGCGATCCTATTTCGACCTCATCGTGGTGGACACCCGCAAGCCGCTCTTCTTCGCCGAGGGCACCGTCCTGCGCCAAGTCAACACG GACACAGGGAAGCTGCGCATCGGCACGTACACCGGCCCGCTCCAGCACTGCGCCGTCTACTCTGGCG GCTCCTCGGATGTGGTGTGTGACCTGCTGGGTGTGAAGGGCAAAGACATCCTCTACATGGGGGACCACATCTTCGGGGACATCCTCAAGTCCAAGAAGCGACAGGGCTGGCGCACCTTCCTGGTGGTGCCTGAGCTGGCCCGGGAGCTGCAGGTCTGGACAGAGAAGAGCG AGCTGTTCGAGGAGCTGCGGAGCCTGGACCTCTTCCTGGCAGAACTGTACCA GCACTTGGACAGCGGCAGCAGCGAGCGCCCAGACATCAGCTCCATCAAACGTCGGATCCAG AAAGTCACGCACGAGATGGACATGTGCTACGGGAAGATGGGCAGCCTCTTCCGCTGCGGCTCGCGCCAGACACTCTTCGCCAATCAGCTGATGCGCTACGCAGACCTCTACGCTGCTTCCTTCATCAACTTCCTCTACTACCCCTTCAGCTACCTCTTCCGGGCACCCCCCGTTCTG ATGGCACACGAGTCGACGGTGGAGCACAGCCGCCTGGATGTGGGGGAGGCAGGCACAGCCCTGGCCCCCTGGCTGGCCCAGCATGGCCACCCTGGCCAGCAG GTTGCTGGGGTCCCGCAGGACTCCagcggggaggaagaggatgatggAGAAGCCTGA
- the LOC141916012 gene encoding interleukin-1 receptor antagonist protein-like: MAFVPDLDTLESSSLNEETFYDPDCVCLQKKPRLDSEVTSPGVGIQVTVTKEHPARNFRRAAILVVAMTKLLKQPTHKDFADSDLAGFLDDIFEPVSFQRVESSYAKAPVYRYTRSQSFDILDIDQKCFVLESPTQLVALHLQGPDAGRKVKLNIALYRPRASQGGAGTGRMPVALGIKGFQLYMSCVMSGAEPVLQLEEADIRRDIESVELTRFIFYRLDSPNEKTTRFESAAFPGWFICTSLQPRQPVGITNQPDQVNIATYELSGH; encoded by the exons ATGGCGTTCGTCCCCGATTTAGACACACTGGAGAGCAGCAG CCTGAACGAGGAGACATTTTATGACCCTGACTGCGTCTGCCTGCAGAAG aaACCTCGCCTGGACTCAGAGGTGACATCACCCGGGGTGGGCATCCAGGTGACCGTGACCAAGGAACACCCTGCCAGGAACTTTCGCCGGGCTGCCATCCTTGTGGTGGCCATGACCAAGCTCCTGAAGCAGCCAACGCACAAGGACTTTGCTGACAGTGACCTTGCGGGCTTTCTGGATGATATTTTTG AGCCCGTCTCCTTCCAGAGGGTTGAGAGCAGCTACGCCAAGGCGCCCGTCTACCGCTACACCCGCTCCCAGTCCTTCGACATCCTTGACATCGACCAGAAGTGCTTCGTGCTGGAGTCACCCACCCAGCTGGTGGCCCTGCACCTTCAAGGACCTGATGCTGGGCGGAAAG tgaaGCTCAACATCGCTCTGTACCGTCCCCGAGCATCACAGGGTGGCGCAGGGACTGGGCGGATGCCAGTTGCGCTGGGCATCAAGGGCTTCCAACTCTACATGTCCTGTGTGATGAGTGGTGCTgagcctgtgctgcagctggag GAAGCCGACATCAGGAGGGACATCGAGAGCGTGGAGCTGACCCGCTTCATCTTCTACCGCTTGGACAGCCCGAACGAGAAGACCACGCGCTTCGAGTCGGCCGCCTTCCCCGGCTGGTTCATCtgcacctccctgcagccccgcCAGCCCGTCGGCATCACCAACCAGCCTGACCAGGTCAACATTGCCACCTACGAGCTGAGCGGGCACTGA